GCGACATCCTGCTGACCGATGAGGCCCTCAACAGCAAGCCCGACTACAAGCTGATGCGCATCGCCGAGGGCGAGCAGTATCGCACCAACAACCTGGTAAGTGTAGGCTCGGGCCGCACCATTTCCATCCGCGTTTCGACTTCGCTGCCTTCGGCTTACGTAACGGCTACCGACGAGCTGATTCGCCGCTACAACGCTCAAAACCTGCTGATTCGCTTCACCCGCGTAACCTCGGGCGGCAACATCGTACTGAGTGCTGCACCCTCGGGCTCGGGCTACCTGGCTTCTGCTGGCTTCCCCTCGGGCGGCAATCCTTACGGCCAGGTGCTCGTAAACTCTGGCGCTATCGGCACGGCTAACGCCACCACGTACATCGCCACCATTCTGGCTCACGAAGTTGGTCACTGCATCGGCTTCCGCCACACCGACTACATGAACCGCGCCTATAGCTGCGGTGGTGCTTACACCAACGAAGGTGCCAGCACGGTTGGCGCAGTACACATCCCCGGCACGCCTACCACGGCTGATCCAAACTCGTGGATGCTGGCTTGCATTGGCTCGGGCGGCAACCGTCCCTTCAACACGAACGACGTGACGGCTCTGCGTTACATCTATTAGTAGGTCGAGTACCTAAAGAAAAAGGTCTGGCCCCGCAAGGAGCCAGGCCTTTTTCTTTAGGCATTTATTAGTAGCTGCCACTCCTGCCAAAGCTGCCTTGCCCAGCATTATACATGGCTTTATGCTTGGGTTGAAACACGGCAGGCCAGCTCTTTCAGCCAGACTGGCAACCTCTGACCGTACTAACTAGCCCAAGTATTGGCACTGCTTTGAGCTGGTTCCGACATACCAAAGACCCGGATAGTAAAGCCTAGTTGCCGTTGCGCTTCACTATCCGGGCCTTGGTGGAGACTTACTGAGACCTTTATAGAACTACTACTCTAGTTGTTCGGGCAGCCCCGCTTCCGGCTTGCACGCGTAGCAGGTACATACCTTTTGCCAGCCCGACAGTTGGCAGTACGCGGATGGTACCTTCGTCGGTAGTTTCACGGACTATGCGGCCGGTCATATCAAAAAGCTGCACCCGGGCCGGGCCAGTTTCGGCCACTAGTACCTGCAGCAGGTCGCCGGCTACAATCGGGTTGGGGTACGCCTGTACTTCCCCAGGGCGGGTAAACTGCACTGCCTCTGCTGAACTGTAGACCACCTGGCCATTGGCCAGATCCAGCCGCGCCCGGTACTCATTACGACCCAGCTCGGGCGTGTCGTCCTGGAAAACCAGGTGCCGGCCCGGCACCGGCGAAATAGTCTGAATTGCCTGCACACTCTGGCCCGACAACCGCTCCAGCGTAATAGATTTTACGCCATAAGTAGTACCGATTTCCAGATCGAAAAGGACCGTATCGGTTACCACGGTACGCGGCAGGAAACTCTTGACGTAGCAAGCGGTTCCCTGTTCCGTAAACTCAATCGTGTTGCCGCGCGGGCCCAGTAGTTTGCCAAACAAAGGAGCCACGGCGTAGTAGCGGATCTGCATCTGCGCTTTCGTGAGTACCAGGGCAGTATCGGTGGTCACCAGGTAAGGCTCCAGGTAATTTTTCTGACCAAGCTGGTACAGCTGATACTGGGTGGCTCCGGGCACCGGCTCCCATAGAATTAGCGCCTCGTTTTCACAGGCATAGCCCACCGTCGGCATTTGGGGCTGGCTAATGGTGAATGTATCGGAAAGAAAAGCGGCGTTTCCGGCTACCATCCGCACCCGGGCCAACGTAGTCGTATCGGGCAGGGCCCAGGCGTAAGTAGCTTGCTCCAGCGCTACATTGCTTGCGAGCAACTGCCACTTCATACTGCCCAGCGGCTGATACTCCAAGCGGCCCGTAGTAGCGGGGCCCGACCAGTGCCACCGCAGAATATTGGTAGTGCCGGGGCGCAGATTGGTCGTCGAGCCGGGATGCACCCACTCAAAACCACCGCTGTATTCGTAGGCCACGCTGAAAGCCTGGGGGCCAGCCACAGCCGTACCCCGAACCCGCACAGCGTACTCACCGGCCTGGGGGGCTGCCAAACTGATTTGCTCAACGTTATTAAGATGGTCGGCGCGGCGCTTGGGTAGCTGGCTGAGCGAATCGGCATGCGGATAGGCGCTTAGCACCCAGGGCTTCCAGCTGCGGCCCGACGCCAAATGAACCAACTCCAGATCCAAATCATTGACCAGAGCCTGGGCCGCCGTTGGAGAAGCTTCGGGGTCGGTCCAGGCCAGCGTGACTTTTAACTCCTGCTGGCCGGCTGGTACGGTGAGCGAATAGGTGCGCAGACTGCTTGGATTGGCTGAGCCCTGAAAGAAATGCTGGTCCCGGATGGTTTGTACGGCTCCCGCAGCATCTACCTGCCCAAACCCGCTTTCAAAGTCGATGCCGGGGCGGCCGGTGTCATCGGCGCTGTTGAGCAGCACCGCCTTGACCAGGGCCGACGGAGGCAAGGAACCATTGGCCTGAAGCTGATACGCCTGCTGCACCAGCAAGCTGCTGCCCGATACCAGCGCCGCCGATTCAGAAGTGCCGCCGGCCCCGAAAGCTACCAGCTCCGGCTTTATCCGCCCATCATATGCCGGGCCACGGGAGCTGAGCGGGGCAACCTTTCCCAGCAAGTCGGTGGCACCTACACTAAGCGTGTTTTTGGAGGTCTTGAACTGCCCAGTCAGGTTAGCCACGTTGGAAATACCAGCATAGCGGCCCTGCGTATCGGTTGTAGTGCCCACGTTGCCCGACGAAAATACGTGCACCAAGCTCGGGTATTGCTGGCAGTGCTGGTCGTAGGCCTGCGACTCCAGCCCGTAGTAGTTCTCAATATCCGCCACGCCGTACGAATGGTTTTGGACCGAAACCCCGGCCTGAGTCAGCGTGGCGCCATCGTCGGGCAGCAGGTTGTCGTAGGTGGAAGTGGCCAGCTTAGCCTGCCACGCCACGCCTTTACCCGCAGGAGCTGAGTTGCCGGCTCCCGCGGCCAAGGTGGCAATAGCAGTGGCATGGGGCGAAGCAGCTTCCTTAAACAGGCTGCTCGA
Above is a genomic segment from Hymenobacter cellulosivorans containing:
- a CDS encoding M57 family metalloprotease yields the protein MKITKVLSAVALCAGSIAALSSCSKESEQVTAKNEISADAISKIQQLGFTTKDAQKVEGGYLVEGDILLTDEALNSKPDYKLMRIAEGEQYRTNNLVSVGSGRTISIRVSTSLPSAYVTATDELIRRYNAQNLLIRFTRVTSGGNIVLSAAPSGSGYLASAGFPSGGNPYGQVLVNSGAIGTANATTYIATILAHEVGHCIGFRHTDYMNRAYSCGGAYTNEGASTVGAVHIPGTPTTADPNSWMLACIGSGGNRPFNTNDVTALRYIY
- a CDS encoding S8 family serine peptidase, encoding MRYSAELFARLFVSPFLLTAAILLGASSGAVAQQERPAAQKLAPSLRRVAPGQAQTVRVSVRQKEAFLAWAQQALPASTLKAVPKGNGTVFQVENLTEAQLQQLSASPYVHFVDTSNRRAHEERQLNQSDLSVNRITTVHSRFPQLAGQGLTISIKEDAFDPTDIDFKGRVVSSSLFKEAASPHATAIATLAAGAGNSAPAGKGVAWQAKLATSTYDNLLPDDGATLTQAGVSVQNHSYGVADIENYYGLESQAYDQHCQQYPSLVHVFSSGNVGTTTDTQGRYAGISNVANLTGQFKTSKNTLSVGATDLLGKVAPLSSRGPAYDGRIKPELVAFGAGGTSESAALVSGSSLLVQQAYQLQANGSLPPSALVKAVLLNSADDTGRPGIDFESGFGQVDAAGAVQTIRDQHFFQGSANPSSLRTYSLTVPAGQQELKVTLAWTDPEASPTAAQALVNDLDLELVHLASGRSWKPWVLSAYPHADSLSQLPKRRADHLNNVEQISLAAPQAGEYAVRVRGTAVAGPQAFSVAYEYSGGFEWVHPGSTTNLRPGTTNILRWHWSGPATTGRLEYQPLGSMKWQLLASNVALEQATYAWALPDTTTLARVRMVAGNAAFLSDTFTISQPQMPTVGYACENEALILWEPVPGATQYQLYQLGQKNYLEPYLVTTDTALVLTKAQMQIRYYAVAPLFGKLLGPRGNTIEFTEQGTACYVKSFLPRTVVTDTVLFDLEIGTTYGVKSITLERLSGQSVQAIQTISPVPGRHLVFQDDTPELGRNEYRARLDLANGQVVYSSAEAVQFTRPGEVQAYPNPIVAGDLLQVLVAETGPARVQLFDMTGRIVRETTDEGTIRVLPTVGLAKGMYLLRVQAGSGAARTTRVVVL